The window tttttttatccttaATGAACACTGGTTTACCACCCCTCAACATAAGGACATCTTCAAGACCAAAAAATAATGTGGTggcattatatatatttattaaagcatTAATCAATGGCATGACTACAATGACTTTAGGATAGTCACAATTGAACATAAACTCAAAACCGAAACCTGTCAACCGCTGCTACTTCACCCGTTGATGcaaattggtttggtaaaaatatactttttctcGGTTTGTTAAATTGGGAATAGCAGGAAATTAAAAGAGTAACACTTAAGATTAAACGAGCAATTGATCAAATCCTCTAACCTTAACACAACATCAAAACAGAAAAATCCCCAATCTTAAACTCACAAGGACACAAATCAGCCCAAGAATCATATATCTCGCACAAGTTCAAATTCAATATTCACTTAATCACAGACAACAATCAGCAAAACAAAGTATGAGCCCCAAAATCATCAATCAGCACCTAATTTGATCATTACTCTACATTAATTACATTTCACAGCCAGCAACATTTGAATAAATAGAAGTTAGGAAGGAAAGTTTGTTAAGATGAATTTTCTGTTTTGATTAGTTACAACAGAGAGCTATTCTCTGGATAGTTTCTTTCATTGTAATTCTTGGGAATTGGGGATATTCCCCTCCCTGATTGTGCAATAATACAATGTTATCTCAGTGATTAAGCTTTATCAGTTTATCAGAGAAAGAAATACACACTTAAGGATAGTGGACCCTCCAGGGAACTTAAGTTAAATCCTAGTGGAATTAGGCTAAAGTGCCCTCACCCTTTGTATTCTGTGTCTATTTCATTGGTAGACTTGATTCTTTAGTCTACTCTATCTCTACCTTGACACACTCTTAACATACACAAACCATTTATTTAAGTTCTTCAAACAACCTTAAAAAATCACTGCACAATTGAACCTATATTACACCATACTAAAATTCAAATTAAGTGTTCATTGTACCAAAGAACAAAAGTCTAATAATAGTAAtgcattaatattaaaaaaacttaCAATTATATTGATTTGGGCCCGGCGCTTGATCTCGTGCTGCCATTTCTTTAGGAAAATGAAAATAACAACATATCAGCCACAAACCAAACACTAATAGCAGACATGCATTTTTGTATTATTCAATAGGAAACAAAAGGGTCACCAAAACACATACCTGCTACACATGCATACCCAACACATCATCACACAATTACATGTATACACAATCAAACTCAAATAATaccttattcaaaaaaaaaaaaatacataatgactATTACCTCATCAAAGTTCCATCATCAAAAACAAAATTCCAGCTAGTTTTTCCATCTTCTATGGGGCTAGCTATTTGGATCTAAGAGGCCAAGGTTGGGGCTGATAGTTTTTCCATCTTCTATGGGGCTAGCTATTTTGATCTAAGAGGCCAAGGTTAGGGCTGTTGTTGAAAGATGCAAATGGCATATTCTATTCTGGATTGAACTTTGGTTTGCAAGCTTGAGTGTAGGACTgattgtgtttgataaaatgtagAATCTGTTCTGGACTAGAATCAACAAATGAAGTTGCACACCAtaaaaaaccgttttagaataaaataataaataaattataaaggaCCAAAGATGAGGGTACTCCAAAAACTCTTATTAGATGCAACATAGGCAGTGGTTGATTCGATTCAATTGCCTAGGGCTGAGAAAGTGAGAGTTTAAATGTTAAACATAGGCAGTGCAAATTttaatcaattcaaaaaaaaaaaatactaccgtactattttacaaaatcataacatTGCAATCAACAAATacaaatacacaatagctaacaaagtattggtttaataaaatttaaggacAAAAAGAATTCAAATACAACAATGAAGTTTAAAAGTTCAATAGTCTacacaactgaaaataaaaaaaaatttcattaaaagataGCCAAGTTATACATTCTAATAATAAAGAGAACAATTCATACCATGATATATGTGCCCAAATCAATGAATCAACTCAAAGTTTAAGAGCATATAAGTCATGCTAATTACACAACTCAGCAAGAatattaagtaaataaatatttatctCTCTATTCTTAAATCTTAGTTGGTACTTTGGCCAAAGAAAAAGGTAAATCTTGAATCATATCAGTTAACCTTCTATGTAACAATAAGAGCAAGACTGCAACTAGATCCGTCAATCCAGCAACCATCTAATCAACCCATtgacacatacatacatacatacttaATCTATCATTTAGAACCAtctgattaaaataaattttaagaatataacACTCAACatgataaaaaataaagacaTCTATTCAATTCAGAATTACctcattaataattaataatagcaACAATAAATCCTAAGTAACAAGAAAGCCACGAATTTGAATCAAATGGAAAGCAACAAGAAATGGTGTTAAAAAGTCCAAGTAAAAAAAGAGACTCGACAAAATCAGAcaccaaaataaaattagaagtgaaatatatttaaggaagaaagaagaaaaaatcgaAATAGTGCTGAACAAGAGCAACAATGAATCAACAAACATAATGTAATTGGAAAATGTAATATCTTGAGAATGTGATATCTTGGAAGATGTAATATCTTGAGAATGTAATATCTTGGAAAATGTAATAAGTCATTGTAATGTTATGCGGTTATGCCACAATGAAAAATCTTATGTGTCTTTTGAAATTCAGTTTTCAATCAATATTTTAATtcgaataatattatttaattaaattttagttaaaatatattttaatttataattaaatatgttagtaattaaaattaatttaaattttaaatattaaatttttattaattttttaaaaataaatttattattttatatttaagtttttttattgtCATTATTAAATGAGTCatgctattttatttttatttcgagCGATTTACATATTAACTCAAAACTCATTTATCATCAGTAtcgaataaaattttaataagattatACCAATATTTGAATTAAACAAATACTTAAATTCTTTTAGTGTCTAAAGTGTTTTTTAAGAGGTGTTTTACCATTTATTTTACtaatatcattttcaaaaatacttaaatTATTTTAGCTACATATTTTAAAGAAATAGATTATATTTTTGTCTATTATTTCACTTCTTTGTTAATAATATCtgtttaaacaaatatttaaatattttttagcaaAATGCATGTaatgaattatattcatttattttgtaatttttttattttaatattttgctaAAAGAtttacaataaatataaattaaataataaaaattaaattatttggtTATCGGAACCTCTTTTttgtaagttttaaatttttgttgactagtatcattttaaaaaatatttaaatccttTTAACAAAATACAAGACAATTTATTTTACACGTAAATTTTTTTAGTGTCTAAAGTATTTTTTAAGAGgtgttttgccattttttttactaatatcattttcaaaaatacttaaaCTATTTTAGCTacatattttgaaaaagtagATTTTTTTTGTCTATTATTTCACTTCTTTGTTTATAATATCtgtttaaacaaatatttaaatatttttttagcaaAAAGCACGtactgaattatattcatttattctataatttttttattttaatattttactaaaagatttataataaatataaattaaataataaaaattaaattatttcgtTACCGAACACGATAACCCCcttttttgtaaattttaaatttttttactagtatcattttaaaaaatatttaaatccttTTAGCAAAatacacaaaaatttattttacacgTAAATTTTTTTAGTGTCTAAAATGTTTTTTAAGAggtattttgtcatttttttactaatattattttcaaaaatacttaaaattattttagcTACATGTTTTGAAGaaatagattattttttttgtctattaTTTCAATTCTTTGTTAATAATATCTGTTTAAaccaatatttaaatattttttagcaaAATGCATGTaatgaattatattcatttattctgtatttttttttattttaatattttgttaaaagatttacaataaatataaattaaacaataaaaattaaattatttagttACCGTGTTCGGTAACCTCTCTTttgtaagttttaattttttttactagtatcattttaaaaaatatttaaattcttttagCAAAATATACGACAATTTATTTTATACGTAAATTCTTTTTGTGTCAAAAATGTTTTTTAAGAGTTGTTTTGGTATTTCTTTTTActaatattattttcaaaaatacttaaatTATTTTAGCTACATATTTTGAAGAAATAGATTATTTTTTCTTGTCTATTATTTCACTTCTTTGTTAATAATATCtgtttaaacaaatatttaaatatttttttagcaaAATGCATGTAATGAATTATATTCCTTTAttctgtaattttttattttaatatttttctcaaagatttgcaataaatataaatcaaataataaaaattaaattatttggtTATCGAACACGGTAACCTCTTTTTTGTaagctttaaattttttttactagtatcattttaaaaaatatttaaattcttttagCAAAATACACAATAATTTATTTTACACGTAAATTCTTTTAGTGTCTAAAGTATTTTTTAAGAGgtgttttgccattttttttactaatatcattttcaaaaatacttaaattattttagctacatattttgaaaaaaaaaatttttgtctaTTATTTCATTAATAATATCTGTttaaatcaatatttaaatattttttagcaaAATGCATGTaatgaattatattcatttattctgtaattctttttattttaatattttgctaAAAGATTTagcataaatataaattaaataataaaaattaaattatttggcTACTCAACGCGGGAATCTCTTTTttgtaagttttaaaatttttttactagtctcattttaaaaaatatttaaattcttttaatattGATTTTCCTTCAATATACTTCATATTGACAAGATTTCTAATTAAGAATGCTTTATTTTGTACATTTTTCTTCTTATATAACTGTTTCAATTTATTCGACATTTTTTCGGCATTCGTTTCGGTGTCAACACGTAGATACACGCTAAAATCAagccattgcctaatcaaagcaacTATCTTCCGATTTCAACTTCTTTCATTCAACATCAGATTTAGtacttttggatttttattatccCCCTCCACATGATCATACAGGTCCTTACTTCCAAATCGAATAATTTTGGTAATTCAATTTGACCATATTTGGCACATGAGTATTTTTCTCTATTTGACCATATTTGGCACATGAATATTTTTCTCTATTTAATCGAGATAAACAaccaaagctctgataccactttatTAGGAAAACTCaacaaaggttgaaacaagaacctgtctaacagcggaagcaccaaaaataattttttcacaacTTGTGTgattaaataggcaataccaaagatactACAAACAGCCAAtataatgacagaaattaaataattagacaCAAGAATTTTAACGTGAAAAAATCtctaaaagagggacaaaaaatccACAGAACCTAGTCCAGTAAAATATTTCACTATCAGAACAATGAGTACATAAACAATCTTCTTAGTGATACTAgaacatctcaacaatcaacaaaatatattATCAAAATTGTTAGAATCAACATAAATCTTCataaagtgggtatctcaaatcaaacaaaaaaaaacaactaataaATTATATCATAATATTATCTCTACACTaagaataacatactaaaatttcataaaaaaaataaaataaatttaccaGTTTAATCAAAACACATTGTAATCAGAGCACATTATAACTGCCATTTTCcccatttttctcttctctttggggTTGCAAAACCCTCCTCGTTTTGCtttctttcaaaaattgaaagaagcctcgtgctttctctctctttcctccTCGTGGCTTAaagccattttttttctttattattattttttttaaaaaattgtagaCTCCACTTAATTGAAACCTACCAACACTCTGCAatctaacaacaataataataagagaaaatgacaaataaataTTTGACCTTTTAATCTATAAATCTTGaaatgtttaaaaatttaaaaatatatttaagttattaatttttttaaaatttagacatataagtctcttatatttatttaggTCCGTCAGACTCAACAAAAAATCAAACATGACTCTTATTGTACTGACATGGTTGATACGAATACACAcgtaaaagaatttttaaaattgacaaaTTTGACTTAAGGATCGATatgttcaaattttgaaaagatccaagacttaaatatatttttaaatcttcaaAGACTTAAATGTTTGCTGACAAAAAAGTCAAGGATtaatttgtcatttttttaataataaatattttgtgGCATTTTTGTCTCGGTATTTTGCCATGCATATAAGTGGATAGTTGGAAAACAGTAGTAGGTCAGTGCAATTTTGGTCATTTAGAAATAATGAGAGTGGAAAAACAAAACCAGCCAACTATGAGCCTATGATAAGAGGAATCTTTATTGGATTAATAATGATATTTAGAAGATTTAAGGCCATATTTTGAGCGAAATCATAGGATTATAGGAACAAGCAATCTTAAAAGAGGAGGATATGTAATGATTTGCTGCTTAACTATTCAACAATCAGCATACTAGCTTGTCTTTATATGTATATTGTAATAGTAGCAGACTAGCAGTAGTGGTGAAATACACGTGTATGGCACCACCCTAAACCCCCACCCACTTAATCTCCCCTTTAGAAACTGCTACAGATCCCTCTATTTGGGGTCATTGCCGAGCCGTTGAAACTGATTTTCATTGTCATAATTGTTTTCTACTTTGTGAATTGTAATCAAGTCGCCAAAGTGTCACATCTTATGCTATAATGAATCACCTTAAAATAAAGGGAGGAACAAAATCAAATAGTTCAATATAATAGGTCAATTGTTAAACTATATATAGTAGCATGCCAAATGTATGTTGCTGCATATTAGTAACAACCTTCAATTCATAATTTACTAAGATTGCGAGCTTATTATGATTTATGAACTTAGCTTGATAAAAAGGAAGCTCAAAATAAGTAAGCAGACAGATTTGTAAACATTACAAGAAGGAAAACACTATAATGGAGTGGGAATACCAGCTAAATTAAGTTATTAGTTGGGGTCAGTCAAGTCAGTTTGAGCTGTATTTTAGCCATTCAAAATAATTATTGCACTGAAAAATTAATAGATAGGAATATGTAAAGAAAGAACAACTCATttcaaattgaataaaaatttgaaagtataattttgataaaaaaaaaaaagttggagaTGTTAACTTAACTAAAATGATGATCAAATTAAGGCCGCAATTGGAATAGGCTACAGAGGAATGACGTGTAGAAAATGCCAAAATGCACTTGTTGAGGTAAATAATTAACTCTCAAAGCTGTATAAAATCTCGAAACCCTCTCAGCCACATCATGCTTAATTATTTATGGTATTAAATAAGAGTATTATATTAGGAAAATTGGAAAATGACAAAAACCAAAGTAggggaaagaagaaaaagaggaaaagtGGGTCACTTTATTTTTCATCCCATCCATTTGCTCCATCAATGGTGTTTCTCAAGCTGGCTGAGTGGAGCTTTACGCAACCCCAATTACACCCACCACAACGAATCtctaatttctttctttctttctgttcTTCCATTTCTATGCAAAATACCCACTCACCATCATTTCCCATCCCCTGTTCTTTTCTTTTCCACCTCTCTCTCACAACATCCCTTACATTTTCACATGGATCAACAACACCCTTTCAATTACCACAACTAATTCAGTGACCCAATTTCCTTAACCCTTAACCCTCTTGTTCAACCCCCAATTTACTCTTCATTCAGCTCAAAGTTCAGTTTTTTAACTGtacttaagaaaaaaaaaaaacaggggaAAGGGTTCAAAAAAACAAGCTttactctgttttttttttttttgttctttctctTAAATTATGTCATATATTTTTTCAGTAACAGCAAACACCCTTTGAAGCTCCACATCAAAATCAAATACCCAATAAGTTTAACCCTCAATTCTTCCAATCCAACCtcatttttcttccaattcagcTCCGAAGTTTCAATTGGTAGCTCTAGCAGAAGAAAAACGGGGAAAGGGTTTTTGAGAGTGATCATATGGGTAACATAGGAAGTAGTAGTGCCAGCAACCGCAGAAGACACGGTGGTGGCGGTGGCGGAAGTGGACGGAGGATCCATCCTCCACCTCTTCCTCCGCCGCCGGTGACGCCACAGCCGGAAATCACAGCCAATCGGTTCGTGTACCCTGCTGCTGCGACTCCATATCATAACTATCCCGGTTATTATCCGCCGCCGGTGCCTTTGCCGGCACCCTATGACCACCACCACCGGCCCGCGGCGGTGGAGCCGATGTGGGGGCGGTATCCTCCGCCGGCAGCGCCTATGCCTCCGACGCCGTATGTGGAGCACCAGAAGGCGGTTACTATAAAAAATGATGTGAACATCAAGAAGGAAACTTTGAGGATTGAAGCTGATGAAGAGAACCCTGGGAAGTTCCTTGTTTCATTCACATTTGACGCCACCGTTTCTGGGAGGTATGTTTGTTTTAGGGGAAAAATATAGATGTCAATGGTTGGTATGTAGTCATGTTCTATGAATGGATATTATGGCATTGCTTGATTTTTATGAAGCTTAATTGATTAAGTTGGACAAGGTTTGGTGGTTGTTGTTCGTGGTGATGTTTGTGATATGATATGATGTTTACAATGATCATTGATGTTGTAAGATAGTGCAAGATCATGATTGTTGAGCTTATACTGGATTTTATCAACTCACCTTGCTTGTTAGTGTTAATATGGTAAATGGCTTGAATGGACTAATTTATTTATCTTCAATTGATAGATGTTAATCTTATCAGCTCAACCCTTTTGAATTAGAATGATGGTTAACTTGATTTGcgaattgtaatgagaattgagaACATCCATTTACCAATGTGGAGTAATGTGGGTTGCTATTGTGGACACAACATTTTGCTCTATCTAAGCTATAACGGTGTGTTGAAACAGCATTCTTCAAATGTAAATATTGATATGATCATATATATGAGTCTGCATCTACACGAATGCGCGATAAGTTGATGATTGTAGACAGCTTAATAGTTTGGTTATagcttattttttaattatattttctaaaactactAAAATATTTATGTTGCTACTTGCTAGGGTTCAATATCCTTTGCAATTGGGGAAAAACGTGAGTTGCTGCTAAAGATTGCAAACATGAAGATTATCTTCATTTGATAATCAACATTGCTTATAAATTCTACCCTGTGTGCTCttactttgttttctttttttttttggatatattttttAATCTGGTCCCAGACTAGGCATTAGGCAATATAATAAAGTTTTCATCTGTTTGAGAATTTCCTTTAGGTTTTCAAGAATGCTGTTCTCATCCTATAATTGTTTTTTGCATCCTTCTCAGTTATTCCTGTTCAGTGCTTGACCCTTTCACTTATAATATCAACATTTGTTAAGTATATTTACTGTATATTATGTAATGTGATTGAAAGGTCACTTACCTATGCCTTCAATCATATAACCAACTTCAATCTTTCAAGATTATAGATCTGAATATTTTCTGCTATCGTTATTTATTAGTTTGTGTTTCCTTTTGTCTGTATAAAACAGcattactatacttttctttgcaAAAGAAGGTGAAGGCTGCATCCTTACTCCAATGAAGGAAGATTCTCTTCCACCTGTGACTGTACATTTCCAGCAAGGTCTTGGCCAGAAGTTTAGGCAGCCAGCTGGAACTGGTATTGATTTTTTGCAATTTGAGGAGTCCGAGTTATTGAAAGTGGGAGAGATGGATATCTATCCTCTAGTAGTTAAGGCAGATGCAATGTTGGGC is drawn from Arachis hypogaea cultivar Tifrunner chromosome 12, arahy.Tifrunner.gnm2.J5K5, whole genome shotgun sequence and contains these coding sequences:
- the LOC112728987 gene encoding probable E3 ubiquitin-protein ligase LUL2 produces the protein MGNIGSSSASNRRRHGGGGGGSGRRIHPPPLPPPPVTPQPEITANRFVYPAAATPYHNYPGYYPPPVPLPAPYDHHHRPAAVEPMWGRYPPPAAPMPPTPYVEHQKAVTIKNDVNIKKETLRIEADEENPGKFLVSFTFDATVSGSITILFFAKEGEGCILTPMKEDSLPPVTVHFQQGLGQKFRQPAGTGIDFLQFEESELLKVGEMDIYPLVVKADAMLGDHDGSNETPKHGSNETRNEGSNETPNDGPNETPVTGITNSQITKAVFEKEKGEFQVKVVKQILWVNGLRYELQEIYGIGNSVESEVDGNDPGKECVICLSEPRDTTVLPCRHMCMCSGCAKVLRFQTNRCPICRQPVERLLEIKVGAEAEPQE